The Microbacterium sp. SORGH_AS_0862 region GTCGGCATGGGAGCCTCGGGATCCGCGGCGGGCGTCTCCGCCGCGATGAGGCGCACGGTGCGGAACGCACCGCTGAAGGTCGAGATCGCCGCCTGGGTGATGCCGTGGCGACGGCAGGCGTCGGCGAGCGAGGTGAGGATCTCGTCCCCGGGTTCGAGCACCACGACGACACGGCGCCCGGTCTGGATCTCGGCGGTCTGCATGGAAGCTCCTGTCGGGCTGCTTGTCGATAAGTGAGCGTTCCCACGACACGGGATCGGTCGCTCAAATCATCTCCGATGGCGATTTCTTGCGTGTTGCTCGTGTTTCGCTTCGGTAAATATTCCGCCGTATGTCAACACTTGTCGATTTGTCGGCCATGTTCCTCGGTATCGTGACGATCGGTCAGCGTTGCCCACCCCGTCCCCCTCCGCCCTCCTCGCCCCCGGGAGATCGCCGTGTCCACCTCTGTCACCACCCCCGTCCTGCACGTCTGGGACGGCGAGCGCGATCTCGGTGCGGCCCGCCTGTCCTGGCAGGACGGGCGCATCACGGCCGTCGAGAGCACCGAGGGTACGCCCGAGTACAGCCTCATCCCCGGGTTGATCGACACGCACGTTCACCTCGACGCATCCGCCGCCCCCGGCGCCGACTGGCTCACCTGGCCGCTCATCACTCCGGCGGCCGAGCGGTCCCTGCACGTCCTCGCGCACACGCGACGTGCGGCAGCAGCGGGCGTGACGACCCTGCGCGACCTGTCCGGCAGCGAGGTGCAGTACGCCGTGGCCCGTGCGCTGGAGGCGGGACTCGTCCCCGGCCCCCGCCTGCTCGTGAACGGGCCCGTCGGCATGACCGCCGGTCACGGCGACCTGTTCACGCCGCCCCACTACCCGCACCGTCCGCCGGTCGCCGACTCGCCCGACGAGTGCCGCAAGCTCGTGCGCCAGTGGGCGCGGGCCGGTGCGGACGGCATCAAGATCTACACGAGCGGTGGCGTGCTCTCGATGGGCGACAAGGTCGGCTGGCGCAACCAGACGGATGCGGAGATCGCCGCGACGGTCGACGAGGCGCACGCTCTGGGCATGCTCGTCGCCGCCCACACGCACAGCGCGGAAGGCGTCGACATCGCCCTGCGGTTCGAGGTCGACTCGCTCGAGCACGGAACCGGCATCGAGGAGCGCCACTGGGAGACACTGATCGAGCGCAACGTGCCGATCGCTCCCACGTTGCTCATCAACGACGCGATCGCCGATCGCCGCATCCCGGTCAGCGACGAGGCGGCCGAGAAGGCGCGCGCCGTGGTGATCGAGCGGGACGCGAACTTCACGGGCGCGGCCGCGGCCGGTGTGCGCTTCGTGCTCGGCACCGACGCGAACGGCGTCATGGTGCGCTTCGGCGACCAGCTCGAGGAGCTCCGCCTCATGAAGACCGCCTTCTCGTGGAGCTCCGAGCGCGCGCTCATCGCGGGCACCTCGGATGCCGCGGACGCGGTGCGCCTGACCGGCACCACGGGGCGGCTGAAGGCCGGTCTCGGTGCCGACTTCCTCGTGGTCCGCGGCAAGCCGTGGCAGGACATCGAGACCCTGCGCCCCGAGAACCTCATGGCCGTCGTCGCCCGCGGCGAGCTCGTCGCAGGTGCTCTTCCCCTCTGACCTCCCCCCATGCACCACCCGACCCCTTCCCCGCATCAAGGAGATCCCGTGACCCTCATCCGATCCAGCGGCGCCCGACGCGTCGCCCTCCCGCTTCTCGCGGGACTCGCCGTGGCGACCCTCGCCGGCTGTGCCGCCTCGGCGCCCGCCGCCGACTCCGCGACCCCCGCCGCCGATCTGCCGCAGGACATCGTCTTCGCGCTCAAGGAGGACCCGACCTGCCTCGACCCGCAGCAGTCGTCGGTGACCACCTCGCTCATCGTCGGCCGTCAGCTGACCGACTCGCTGCTCGACCAGAACCCCGATACCGGTGAGATCGTGCCGTGGCTCGCGAGCGACTGGACCGTCGCGGACGACCTCATGTCGTACAGCTTCACCCTGCGTGACGGCGTCACCTTCAGCGACGGCACCCCGCTGACCTCCGAAGCGGTCGCCGCGAACTTCGACGCGATCAAGGCGCTCGGCGCATCCGCATCCCTCGCCAACGGCTACCTCGCCGGGTACGCGGGAACCGACGTCAAGAGCGACACCGAGTTCACGGTGAACTTCTCCGCCCCCAACGTGCAGTTCCAGCAGGGCGCCACCACGATGTCGCTCGGTATCCTCTCGCCCGCCACGGTCGCCGAGACCGCCGAGGCGCGCTGCCAGGCCGTCGCCGGCACCGGCCCGTTCGTGCTCGACTCGTACGTGCCCAACGACGCCGTGAAGATCGTCAAGCGTGACGGCTACGACTGGGCGTCGTCGCTGCGCGGTCACGAGGGCGAGGCCTACCTCGACTCGGTCACGTTCCCGATCATCACCGAGCCGTCGGTGCGCACCGGCGGTCTCGAGTCCGGCGAGTACGACGTCATCCAGGACGTGCCCTACGTCGACGAGGCGCGCTTCGCCGGTGACAAGTACCACCTGTACGCCAAGGCCAACCCCGGCGTCCCCAACTCGCTCGTCGTCAACACCTCGCGCGGCGTGCTCGCCGACGAGGCGGTGCGCCAGGCGGTCACCAAGGGCCTCGATCGCGAGAAGATCAACGCGCTCGCCGGCTCCATGAGCGGCAAGGCTCCCACGAGCGTGCTGACCTCCTCGACCCCCGGCTACACCGATCTCGGCGACACCCTCGCCTACGATGCGGATGCTGCGAAGAAGCTTCTCGAGGACGACGGGTGGACGCTCGGCTCCGACGGCATCTACGCGAAGGGCGGCCAGCCGCTCACCTTCACGGTCACGGCCTTCTACGCGCAGGACGTGCTCGAGGCGGCGCAGATCCAGCTCAAGGAGATCGGCATCGACATGCAGCTGAAGATGGTCTCCTCCGGTGACTTCTTCGGCGCCATCGCCTCCGGCGACTACGACGCCCTCGGTGCCGGCCTGACCCGCACGGACCCCGACGCGCTGCGCACCCTGCTGTCGACGGCGTCCGCCTCCCGTTGGGGCATCGTCGACGACGCCGAGCTCGAGGGACTCCTGCAGAAGCAGTCCCAGACGGCCGACGTCGCCGCCCGTCAGAAGATCGTCGACGAGATCCAGCAGATCGTCGCCGAGCGTGCCTACGTGATCCCGACGCTGGAGACCGTGCAGCTGCACGGCTCGCGCGCCGGCGTCGAGGGCATCACCTTCGACTCGGCTTCGCGTCTGCACCTCTACGACGCTGCGGTGGTCTCGAACTGATGACCATCCCCGAGCAGCGCGTGGCCTCAGCGGGAGGGCGGGCACAGGCGATCGCCCGCTTCCTGATCCCGAAGATCGTGCAGTGCCTCTTCGTGATCTGGGCGACCTACACCGTCGCCTTCCTGCTGATCCACGCGCTGCCCGGGGACCCCGTCCTCGCCGCGCTCTCCCTGCGCGGCGGCGACGCCACCACGACCGACCCCGCCCAGCTCGCAGCGCTCCGTGAACGCTACGGGCTGGACGGGCCGGTCTGGCAGCAGTACATCGTCAACTTCCTCGCCCTCTTCCGCGGCGACCTCGGCATCTCGATCGCCACGGGCCAGCCTGTCGCGGAGATGATCGGCCGGGCCTTCCCGAACACCGCTGCCGTGGCCGTCTTCGCGCTCGTGGTGGGCTTCGTCGCGGCCCTCGCCTTCACCGTCTGGGCGTATGTCGCCAGACCCGCGTGGATGCGGGCGTTCGTCACCCAGATCCCGCCGCTCGGCATCGCCATCCCGGCGTTCCTGTCGGGCCTCGTGCTCATCAGCGTGTTCTCCTTCGGGCTCGGATGGTTCCCGGCATCCGGAACCAACGGCTTCGTGAGTGTCGTGCTGCCGGGCATCACCCTCGCGCTGCCGACCGGGGCCATCTTCTTCCAGGTCTTCTCCGCCGCCGTCTTCGATGCCGGCGCCAGCCCCTTCGTCTTCACCGCCAACGCGAAGGGTCTCGCGCAGCGCACCGTGGTGGTGCGGCACGTGCTGCGCAACGCCCTGCTGCCCTCGATCACGATCATCGGCCTGCAGATCGGCTACCTCGCCGGCGGGACCGCCGTGGTCGAGACCGTGTTCTCCCGGGACGGGATCGGCCGGCTCACCGTGGACGCCGTGCTCGCCCGCGACGTGAACGTGGTCCTGGGCGTGGTGGTCGTCGTCGCGACCGTGTACGCCATCGTGACCCTCATCGTCGACGGACTCTACGGCGTGATCGACCCGCGTACCCGAACGCGACTCGTCGGACGAAAGGCGGGTGCGCGATGAGCATCCTTCGCAGACCCGGCCTTCTGCTCTCCCTCCTCCTGCTGCTGCTGACCCTCGTCGCGGTCGTCGCCCCGCAGCTGCTCGCCCCCTACGATCCGTACGACTCGGTGGGCACGGCCCGGCTCGAGCCGCCGAGCGCGGAGCACCTGTTCGGCACCGACCACCTCGCGCGCGACGTGTTCTCGCGCGTGATCTACGGCGCCCAGCTCTCCCTGTCCTCGGCCGTGCTCGCCGTCGTCGCCGGTGTGCTCATCGGTTCCATCGTCGGCCTCGTGTGCGGTTACGTCGGCGGGCCGCTCGACTTCGTGGTCATGCGCTTCGTCGATGTGCTCATCGCGATCCCCGGCATCCTGCTCGCGCTCATCGTCGTCGCCTCGCTCGGATTCGGTCCCCTCTCGATCGCCCTCGGTGTCGGACTCGGCACGGCCGGATCGTTCGCCCGCGTCATGCGCTCACAGGTGCTGCGCGTGCGCAGCGAGGAGTATGTCGAAGCGGCCCGGACGCTCGGCGCCCGCGGCCCCGCGATCCTCGTGCGTCACGTCATGCCGAACGCCGCGCGGCCCATCATCGCGATGGCGTCGCTCGAGCTCGCCCTCGCCATCCTGTCGGTGTCGGCGCTGAGCTTCCTCGGCTTCGGCGCCCAGCCGCCGGCTCCCGAGTGGGGAGCGCTCGTATCGGCAGGGCGCGACTTCGTCGCCATCGCGCCCTGGCTGAGCCTGATGCCCGGCGCCGTCATCCTCGCGGTCGTCCTCTCCGTCAACCGCGTCGCCCGCTTCATCGGAGGTGACCGATGACCGCTCCTCTGCTGCGCGTCACGGATCTGCGCGTCGACTACGGCACCGGACGCCGTGCCCACCGCGCACTGCGCGGCATCGACCTCGAGGTGAACCCCGGCGAGATCGTCGCGGTCGTCGGCGAGTCGGGATCCGGCAAGAGCACGATCGCCCACGCGCTCGTGAAGCTCCTGCCCGCCGAGGCGCACGTGCGCGGCGGGTCGATCGTCTTCGACGGCACCGAGATCACCACCGCTTCGGCGTCGGCGCTGCGCCGCATCCGGGGCGGGCGGATCGGCTTCGTGCCGCAGGATCCGTCCCACAGCCTGAACCCCCTGATGCGCGTGGGCGAGCAGATCGCCGAGACGCTGCGTCGTCACCGTGGCCTTTCGCGGGCGGATGCGGCCCGTCGCGCCGTGGAGATCATCACCGAGGTGGGCGTGCCCGAGGCCCCGCTGCGCGCGGGCCAGTATCCGCACGAGCTGTCGGGGGGTCTCCGCCAGCGCATCCTCATCGGCATCGCGTGGGCGTGCGAGCCCGCCCTCGTGATCGCGGACGAGCCGACCAGTGCGCTGGATGCGACCGTGCAGCGCCACGTGCTCGATCGGATGCAGGCCCTCGCCGAGGCGCACGGCACCGCCGTGCTGCTGGTGACGCACGACCTGGCTGTCGCCGCCGACCGTGCCGATCGCATCGTCGTGGTCGAGAAGGGCGAGATCGTCGAGACCGGTCCGGCCGAGCTCGTACTGGCGGATCCGACGCATCCGTACACGCAGCGCCTGGTCGCCGCAGCGCCCGGCCTCAATGCGCGACGGCTCACCCCGTCGGCGAGCGTCGTCGACCGCGTCGTCCCCGAGAACGGCGCGCCGCTGCTCGAGGTCTCGGGTCTCGGCAAGACGTACGGCGGCAGCCGCGGCATCCGCGCCGTCGAGGCCGTGGACTTCTCGGTCGCGCGCGGGACGACCTTCTCGCTCGTCGGCGAGTCCGGCTCGGGCAAGAGCACGACGGCGCGCATGGTCGCCAGGATCATCCCGAGCGACGAGGGGGAGATCCGTTTCGACGGGGAGGACATCACCGACCTGCGGGGCTCGGCGCTGCGCGAGATGCGCCGTCGCATCCAGGTGGTCTACCAGAACCCCTTCGGTTCGCTGGATCCGCGGATGAGTGTGGCGAAGCTGATCGCCGAGCCGTTGCAGGCGTTCGGCGTGCCCCGCGCCGAACGCACCTCGATCGTGCGCGACCTGCTCGGGCAGGTGCGCCTGTCAACCGACCTGCTCACCCGGCGTCCCGCTCAGCTCTCGGGCGGACAGCGTCAGCGCGTCGCGATCGCCCGCGCGATCGCCCTGCGTCCGGAGCTCATCGTGCTCGACGAGCCGGTGTCCGCGCTCGACGTCTCGGTGCAGGAGCAGGTGCTGCAACTGCTGGTCGACCTGCAGGCCGAGCACGGGCTGACGTATCTGTTCATCTCGCACGACCTCGGCGTGATCCGCCAGATCTCCGACCGCGTCGCCGTGATGCGCGGCGGCCGCATCCTGGAGCAGGCGACGGCCGAGCGGATCTTCGACGCCCCGGCGGACCCCTACACGCGGGAGCTGATCGGCGCGATCCCCGGCGCGGCCGCCGCCGACTGACCGCCCGCGCGAGTGCACGTGCGGGGCGTGCGCGGGGTGTGCGGCCTGCGGGGCGTGCGGCCTGCGGGGCGTGCTCGGGTGCGTTTCGGGCGGGGGCAGGCCTGTGGGGTGTGCTCGGGTGCGTGTCGGGCTGGTGCAGGCCTGCGGGGTGTGCTCGGGGTGCGTGTCTCAAACGTTCACGTCCGGGCGCCGCGTTTCGTGCATAAGCGAGACACGGATGCGGTGGGTCGGGGCGCGAAGGCGACGCGTGTCTCGGTTGTGCACGCCGAAGCGCCGCACAGCGTGCACAACCGAGACACGGACATGGGCGCCAGCTGTCGATGTCTCGAACGTGCACGCCCAGCGGCCGCCTGGCGTGCATAAGTGAGACACGGATGCGGTGGGTCGGGGCATGTGCGGGTGCGTGTCTCAGCCGTTCACGTGCGGCGACCGCGTTTCGTGCATAAGCGAGACACGGATACCCGCGCCGGGCACGGATACCCGCGCCGGGCACGGGCACCCGCGCCGGGCACGGACACCCGCGCCGGGCACGGACACCCGCGCCGGGCACGGGCACCCGCGCCGGGCACGGATGCGTGCCGGGGGCTCAGGCGGCGTCGAGGCCGGCGAGCACCTGGCGCACGATGCGCTCGCTCTCCGCCGCGACGTGCGCGAGGATCCGCTCGCCCTTCTCGGCAGTCGCGGGGCGTGGGTCGCCGAAGACTCCGGACTTCGACAGCGGCGCGAGCGGCATCTGGCGGAGACCGAAGTCCGCGGGCAGCTCGGGGTAGGACGGCTCGTACCGATCCGGGTGCACGAGTGCGGGCGCCACGGCCAGGACCATCGACGTCTCGAGCTCGTCGGCGTGGCAGAGGCCCGGAGCCGCCCACGGCGACTCCTTCACCGCATCCCCGATCTCCGTCAGCCCGGGGTAGTCGAGCACGACCACCGGCATCCGCTGACCGGATGCGGCGGCGCGCTCGGCCGCGCGGTGCAGGGGCAGGCGGTTGCCGTAGTCGCCGTTGACGACCACGAGCAGTGCATAGCCCGCGCCATCGAGGGATGCGGCGATGTCGGTGCACAGGGCGGTGACGGTGTCGGCGCCGATCGAGACGGTGCCCGGCAGTGCGTCGTTGCTCCACGTGTTGCCGTATGCGACGGACGGCAGGAGTGCCGCATCCAGGCTCTCGGCGAGACGGCGGGCGACATCATCCGCCTGCAGCGTGTCGGTCGACAGGGGCAGGTGCGGGCCGTGCTGCTCCAGCGCGCCGAACGGCAGCACGGCGACGCGCGGTCGGGCTGCGACAAAGTCCGCGACCTCGGTCCAGGTGGCGCGCGCCAGCTCGATCATGCGATCAGCGCAGGGATGCGGCGACGTCACGAAGCGCGTCGGCCGAACGTCGGAGCAGCCCCAGCTCGTTCGGGCTGAATGCCGTCTCGGGGATCGGCACCGCGCCCGAAGCGCTCACGATCGACGGCACGGAGAGGGCGACCCCGTCGATGCCGTGGTAGCCGTGCAGCACGGTCGACACCGGCATCACCGCGTGCTCGTCCTGCAGGATCGCTTCCACGATGCGGGCGCTCGAGAGCCCGATGGCGTAGTTGGTGGCGCCCTTGCCCTGGATCACCTTGTAGGCGGCGTCGCGCACGTCGACCGCGATCTCGTCGAGCTCGTCGACCGTCATGCGCTCGTGTGTCGGGGTCTGCCAGTCGAGGATCGGCACAGTGCCGATGGATGCGGTGGACCACAGCGGGAACTCGGTGTCGCCGTGCTCGCCGATGATGTACGCGTGCACGCTCGAGGGTGAGACGCCGGCGCGCTGTGCGAGCTTCCACCGCAGACGCGACGTGTCGAGCACGGTGCCGGAGGCGAAGATGCGCTCGACGGGTAGGCCCGTGGCCTCCTGCGCCAGCACGGTGAGCACGTCGCACGGGTTCGTGACGATGACGTAGATCGCGTTGGGGGCGACCTCGAGCAGCTGCGGCATCATCGACTTGATGATGTTGGCGTTCGTGCCCGCGAGCTCGATCCGCGTCTGACCGGGCCGCTGCTTGGCGCCGGCGGTGATGACCACGACGTGCGACCCCTCGACGACCGACAGGTCGCTGCCGCCGATGATGTCGCTGGTGCCCGTGAACTGCGTGCCGTGCGCGAGATCGAGCACCTCGGCCTCGGCCTTCTCCGTCGCGATGT contains the following coding sequences:
- a CDS encoding ABC transporter permease, giving the protein MTIPEQRVASAGGRAQAIARFLIPKIVQCLFVIWATYTVAFLLIHALPGDPVLAALSLRGGDATTTDPAQLAALRERYGLDGPVWQQYIVNFLALFRGDLGISIATGQPVAEMIGRAFPNTAAVAVFALVVGFVAALAFTVWAYVARPAWMRAFVTQIPPLGIAIPAFLSGLVLISVFSFGLGWFPASGTNGFVSVVLPGITLALPTGAIFFQVFSAAVFDAGASPFVFTANAKGLAQRTVVVRHVLRNALLPSITIIGLQIGYLAGGTAVVETVFSRDGIGRLTVDAVLARDVNVVLGVVVVVATVYAIVTLIVDGLYGVIDPRTRTRLVGRKAGAR
- a CDS encoding ABC transporter ATP-binding protein, producing the protein MTAPLLRVTDLRVDYGTGRRAHRALRGIDLEVNPGEIVAVVGESGSGKSTIAHALVKLLPAEAHVRGGSIVFDGTEITTASASALRRIRGGRIGFVPQDPSHSLNPLMRVGEQIAETLRRHRGLSRADAARRAVEIITEVGVPEAPLRAGQYPHELSGGLRQRILIGIAWACEPALVIADEPTSALDATVQRHVLDRMQALAEAHGTAVLLVTHDLAVAADRADRIVVVEKGEIVETGPAELVLADPTHPYTQRLVAAAPGLNARRLTPSASVVDRVVPENGAPLLEVSGLGKTYGGSRGIRAVEAVDFSVARGTTFSLVGESGSGKSTTARMVARIIPSDEGEIRFDGEDITDLRGSALREMRRRIQVVYQNPFGSLDPRMSVAKLIAEPLQAFGVPRAERTSIVRDLLGQVRLSTDLLTRRPAQLSGGQRQRVAIARAIALRPELIVLDEPVSALDVSVQEQVLQLLVDLQAEHGLTYLFISHDLGVIRQISDRVAVMRGGRILEQATAERIFDAPADPYTRELIGAIPGAAAAD
- a CDS encoding L-lactate dehydrogenase translates to MSAIENSKLTVVGAGSVGSSVAYAALIRGSARHVALYDIATEKAEAEVLDLAHGTQFTGTSDIIGGSDLSVVEGSHVVVITAGAKQRPGQTRIELAGTNANIIKSMMPQLLEVAPNAIYVIVTNPCDVLTVLAQEATGLPVERIFASGTVLDTSRLRWKLAQRAGVSPSSVHAYIIGEHGDTEFPLWSTASIGTVPILDWQTPTHERMTVDELDEIAVDVRDAAYKVIQGKGATNYAIGLSSARIVEAILQDEHAVMPVSTVLHGYHGIDGVALSVPSIVSASGAVPIPETAFSPNELGLLRRSADALRDVAASLR
- a CDS encoding amidohydrolase family protein — translated: MSTSVTTPVLHVWDGERDLGAARLSWQDGRITAVESTEGTPEYSLIPGLIDTHVHLDASAAPGADWLTWPLITPAAERSLHVLAHTRRAAAAGVTTLRDLSGSEVQYAVARALEAGLVPGPRLLVNGPVGMTAGHGDLFTPPHYPHRPPVADSPDECRKLVRQWARAGADGIKIYTSGGVLSMGDKVGWRNQTDAEIAATVDEAHALGMLVAAHTHSAEGVDIALRFEVDSLEHGTGIEERHWETLIERNVPIAPTLLINDAIADRRIPVSDEAAEKARAVVIERDANFTGAAAAGVRFVLGTDANGVMVRFGDQLEELRLMKTAFSWSSERALIAGTSDAADAVRLTGTTGRLKAGLGADFLVVRGKPWQDIETLRPENLMAVVARGELVAGALPL
- a CDS encoding ABC transporter permease; this encodes MSILRRPGLLLSLLLLLLTLVAVVAPQLLAPYDPYDSVGTARLEPPSAEHLFGTDHLARDVFSRVIYGAQLSLSSAVLAVVAGVLIGSIVGLVCGYVGGPLDFVVMRFVDVLIAIPGILLALIVVASLGFGPLSIALGVGLGTAGSFARVMRSQVLRVRSEEYVEAARTLGARGPAILVRHVMPNAARPIIAMASLELALAILSVSALSFLGFGAQPPAPEWGALVSAGRDFVAIAPWLSLMPGAVILAVVLSVNRVARFIGGDR
- a CDS encoding ABC transporter substrate-binding protein: MTLIRSSGARRVALPLLAGLAVATLAGCAASAPAADSATPAADLPQDIVFALKEDPTCLDPQQSSVTTSLIVGRQLTDSLLDQNPDTGEIVPWLASDWTVADDLMSYSFTLRDGVTFSDGTPLTSEAVAANFDAIKALGASASLANGYLAGYAGTDVKSDTEFTVNFSAPNVQFQQGATTMSLGILSPATVAETAEARCQAVAGTGPFVLDSYVPNDAVKIVKRDGYDWASSLRGHEGEAYLDSVTFPIITEPSVRTGGLESGEYDVIQDVPYVDEARFAGDKYHLYAKANPGVPNSLVVNTSRGVLADEAVRQAVTKGLDREKINALAGSMSGKAPTSVLTSSTPGYTDLGDTLAYDADAAKKLLEDDGWTLGSDGIYAKGGQPLTFTVTAFYAQDVLEAAQIQLKEIGIDMQLKMVSSGDFFGAIASGDYDALGAGLTRTDPDALRTLLSTASASRWGIVDDAELEGLLQKQSQTADVAARQKIVDEIQQIVAERAYVIPTLETVQLHGSRAGVEGITFDSASRLHLYDAAVVSN
- a CDS encoding creatininase family protein gives rise to the protein MIELARATWTEVADFVAARPRVAVLPFGALEQHGPHLPLSTDTLQADDVARRLAESLDAALLPSVAYGNTWSNDALPGTVSIGADTVTALCTDIAASLDGAGYALLVVVNGDYGNRLPLHRAAERAAASGQRMPVVVLDYPGLTEIGDAVKESPWAAPGLCHADELETSMVLAVAPALVHPDRYEPSYPELPADFGLRQMPLAPLSKSGVFGDPRPATAEKGERILAHVAAESERIVRQVLAGLDAA